The sequence TATGATCCTCTCGTCTCCGCAACTTGACCATAGCCCATCGATGAGATTAAGCAAGCCTGACAGAGTTGCCTGTGGAAAATTAACATCAAAATATTTGGCCATTAGTACTAAAAAATTAAAATACAGTTAATAAATGATACATTACTATGACCGTATCACAATAGTAGTCACGTTTGATTAAAACCTGCTGAAAGGAGAGGATTTACCCCAGTAGCTGAAGAGCGCTGTTTGTGATTCTCtccattatcattatcactatcactATGATCATCTTCTTGTTGATTTTGTTCTGCTAATATTTTCTTCTTGCTACGATCATGTGAGATTTTCGTACTACAATCGATGTCTTCGATAAGCAAAATCGACTTATTTGTTGTAGTAGTAAGTAACCTCCTCAAAACAGCatcattcttcacactttgtagctGAAGATCATATATATCATATCTCAAATAATTCGCAATCGCCGCAACAAGGGAAGATTTCCCTGTCCCCGGCTGTCCATGAAGCAAATACCCTCTTTTCCAAGCCCTTCCAACACTATGGAAATAATCTTTCCGTTTCGTGAAAACGTCAAGATCTTCCATTATGAATTTCTTGAGATCCGGCTCCATTGCCAAAGTCTCGAAAGTCGAAGGATGCTTGAAATCAGTTGATTCCCAACTCCCTAAGTCTTGATCATAAGTGTAAATATCAAGATTTTCTCGATTGTTTAAAATCTCCTCAGCAGTTTTCAATACATAAGGTATGTATTTCTCCATTACTATCTTTCTCGATTTCTTCTTACACGTTAGCTCGAAATATCTCTTCTCATTATGCCAGAATGACTTCTTAGTCTCCTTCAAACGAGGAATCCATGTGACGACGATCCCTTCAAACTCGTCTTTCACCTCCGAGTTGACGGCGATTGCCGTCTTCGGCGGAGTTTTGAGGTCGTGAGAGTCGTTCGAGCCTAAAATGAGGCTCTCGGTGGTGGGGCCAACTCGAGTAGGGAGGTAAGCTTCCACAGCACGGTAGGTTTCGTTGTCGACGGCTTTCCATCTGTCTTCGATGATGAAAGTGAAGGTGGTTGAGAAATAATAAGAGAAGAAGTAAGAGAATTTTTTGTTGATTTGGTTTTGGAGAGTTTCTGGGATCAACTCGCTTATAATTGGTCTTAGGAGCATGATAATGGCGGAAATGGATGCGTAACCCGATAAAATGGTTGACAGAGAAGGAAACATGGTGGCTGCTGTTGTAAATTAATCTTACTAGACTCTTGGATGGAGTTTTGAGAGATATAATTTATTTGATAGGGGGGGAGTTTGGAGTTTATATACTACCCCATCCGGAGATACTCGCCTATTTTTCTATGTAATTTACGTAAGGAGTCAAGTATTTTCGAATGGAGAGAGTATATTTCAAGACAGATGGAAGATTATAACTAAAAAAACTAAGTGGTTGTCTTTAATCTTTGTTTGATTAACAAGGAAGTTTCTCAGTCTTTTTTTAATTAATGATGCAATGCAATGTCTTTTTCTTTACTTACTTTAGTAACGATGATGAGTTGGGGTAAGTGTAGTAGAAAATGAATATTCATAGACTTGACAAATATGTTCCGAGTTGGATGTTATTCTATACATTTTTCGACAGTTTAAATGTTATTCTATATATGCAAAAATAGCCATTATTATATCTTATAACGAAATTGTGAATCTTGAGGAGAAATGATAAAGCTGATATTTTGATTCATGTGTTCGTGATTATTATACGTGTCGAATTCTAATATGCATGTGTAATTGTTAACGTGTTACATGATATGCACATAAGAATTTTTCGTCAATGTGATCTtatcacttttttttttcttttttttatttacaTAATCTATCCACAAATTCTCAATTTTCGTTCCCACGAATCGAGCTCCAACCTTCCGAAAAAAGAAATATCGAGCCATTACATCGCTATCCTAATTTGTATTTTTCTCTTCCATTTCAATTTTGATACACTCATGTGAAAACGagtaaaatttttgaaaaatacgAAAGCATAAAGCATACGCGTTTCTTTCTTTTTTCTATgttatatcctatttttattttattttattttcttacgAAAAAAATTGGTTGTTCTTTTAGGAGCAGCAAATTGTTGTATTCTCTCCTAATTCACTGTGTTTCTCTTTTATTCTTTTAAGTCAATCCgaaaaaaactaattaattaattcataGTTACTCAACTTATGTTGCATTTTCATAATTCTTATACATAACTTCCTATTTATTAGTTGTACAAACTAACTTTATATCATATTcatttttatttttgaatttgtttGTTTTTCAACTGATTCAttgatattaaaattataattatatattattatactgTATATGAGAGTTGTGAATCCTAATGGGAAGTTTAATTTTTCCCTTTAAGATTCATAAGTTCATTATAGGATacaattaaatttaataatttaattatatgattattaaatttatttttagtAATATAATTAAGAATTATgttaaagaaagaaagaaaagaattaaTTAGTATTGCCAAACCGGACGTAATATATAATGTAGAAgaatttcaaattagtcagtttgcCAAATTATTAATCCATCCTAAATTTTCTTTAAAAAAAGTAGTACGATGGGCAATGGACATACTTATCGTACGATTTTTTACTTTaattaaatagtgaaatgaggaaaattGCATGAAAGAAATGATTAACTAACTAAAAATGATaccaaacatgatttttggagtcACGTGGGTACTTTTAAGTTTTGTCCAGTTGTAATGTTTTAATCGAATGGTACAAGAATTTGCTGCTCCTCTAAAGAATTTTTTTTCCTACTTACACATGTGAAAAAAGAAATAAAATTTGAGAAATACTAAAGCATAAACAAGTAACAACTAGCTTGTGTTTTTCAGATTTTCACCCAAGGTAAAAAAAAAACTACACATCTTAAAAAGTTCACACAACAAGAACTACACCATTCAAGTCAAAAGTAATGCTTTCTTCTATTATGAATATGAAATGGATAAATCAAAAAACAAGGAATTCCTATTCCAATTGAAATTGATTAGAGAAGCAATTCCAAATTCAGCtctcatgtaggatttcacattcctTCATCATTCATCG comes from Rutidosis leptorrhynchoides isolate AG116_Rl617_1_P2 unplaced genomic scaffold, CSIRO_AGI_Rlap_v1 contig28, whole genome shotgun sequence and encodes:
- the LOC139882531 gene encoding AAA-ATPase At1g43910-like; translation: MFPSLSTILSGYASISAIIMLLRPIISELIPETLQNQINKKFSYFFSYYFSTTFTFIIEDRWKAVDNETYRAVEAYLPTRVGPTTESLILGSNDSHDLKTPPKTAIAVNSEVKDEFEGIVVTWIPRLKETKKSFWHNEKRYFELTCKKKSRKIVMEKYIPYVLKTAEEILNNRENLDIYTYDQDLGSWESTDFKHPSTFETLAMEPDLKKFIMEDLDVFTKRKDYFHSVGRAWKRGYLLHGQPGTGKSSLVAAIANYLRYDIYDLQLQSVKNDAVLRRLLTTTTNKSILLIEDIDCSTKISHDRSKKKILAEQNQQEDDHSDSDNDNGENHKQRSSATGATLSGLLNLIDGLWSSCGDERIIIFTTNHKEKLDPALLRPGRMDVHVYMGNCSPLIFRKLVNTYLGIKEHELFSTIEDLIKKVSISPAEVAQQLMKRDKPLQSLVKFINRKEKESKRSKNKLLITMWRSMKQ